The following coding sequences lie in one Streptomyces venezuelae genomic window:
- a CDS encoding carbohydrate ABC transporter permease, translating to MTATANTPTVRHTRVPTPKTASPSNRLRAWATRAPLLPALIFMIAVTQLPFVATLVISFFDWNALYPDARSFTGFGNYSEVLTDPDLRKSVLTTILLTATVVLASLVLGLGLALLLNRRFKGRGLVRTLLIAPFLLVPVAAALLWKHVLYNPEYGLFNGLLHWVGGDSAAQPDWISDTPLLAIEASLVWQWTPFMMLILLAGLQSRDSELIEAARMDGASNWQVFRHLTLPHLRRYLELGALLGSIYIVQNFDAVFTLTSGGLGTANLPYTVYQSFYQAHENGLASAAGVLVVIGSIIIATFALRVVSSLFREEVSR from the coding sequence ATGACCGCCACCGCGAACACCCCCACCGTGCGGCACACGCGCGTGCCCACCCCCAAGACCGCGTCACCCTCGAACCGACTGCGCGCCTGGGCCACCAGGGCGCCCCTGCTGCCCGCCCTCATCTTCATGATCGCCGTGACCCAACTGCCCTTCGTGGCGACCCTGGTGATCTCCTTCTTCGACTGGAACGCCCTCTACCCCGACGCCCGCAGCTTCACCGGGTTCGGCAACTACTCCGAGGTCCTCACCGACCCCGACCTGCGCAAGTCCGTGCTCACCACGATCCTCCTGACCGCGACCGTGGTGCTCGCGAGCCTGGTACTCGGACTCGGTCTCGCCCTGCTCCTGAACCGGAGGTTCAAGGGGCGCGGCCTGGTCCGCACACTGCTCATCGCGCCGTTCCTGCTGGTCCCCGTGGCCGCCGCGCTGCTGTGGAAGCACGTGCTCTACAACCCCGAGTACGGGCTCTTCAACGGGCTGCTGCACTGGGTCGGCGGGGACTCGGCGGCCCAGCCGGACTGGATCTCCGACACGCCGCTCCTGGCCATCGAGGCGTCCCTCGTGTGGCAGTGGACGCCCTTCATGATGCTGATCCTGCTCGCGGGGCTGCAGAGCCGCGACTCCGAGCTGATCGAGGCGGCCCGCATGGACGGCGCGAGCAACTGGCAGGTCTTCCGCCATCTGACGCTGCCGCATCTGCGCCGCTACCTCGAACTGGGCGCGCTGCTCGGCTCGATCTACATCGTGCAGAACTTCGACGCCGTCTTCACCCTCACCTCGGGCGGCCTCGGCACGGCGAACCTGCCGTACACCGTCTACCAGAGCTTCTACCAGGCCCACGAGAACGGCCTGGCGTCCGCGGCGGGCGTGCTCGTCGTCATCGGATCGATCATCATCGCGACGTTCGCCCTGCGGGTCGTCTCGTCCCTGTTCCGTGAGGAGGTGTCCCGCTGA
- a CDS encoding carbohydrate ABC transporter permease yields the protein MKNARGKGIGLGLTAWLAGILFFLPIAWMALTSFHSEEDAATNPPSLAAPLTLDGYRDFFGTGGGASPWPSLINSTVASLASTLLVLVLALPAAYALSLRPVKKWTDVLFFFLSTKMLPVVAGLLPIYLFAKNTGLLDNIWLLVLLYTSMNLPIAVWMMQSFLAEVPRPVVEAAQIDGARLPTILTRVVAPIALPGIAATSLICFIFSWNELLFARVLTGVVAQTAPVFLTGFITSQGLFLAKVCAASLVISLPVLAAGFAAQDKLVQGLSLGAVK from the coding sequence ATGAAGAACGCGCGCGGCAAGGGAATCGGCCTGGGGCTCACCGCCTGGCTCGCCGGGATCCTGTTCTTCCTGCCCATCGCCTGGATGGCCCTGACCTCCTTCCACTCGGAGGAGGACGCCGCGACCAACCCGCCCTCGCTGGCCGCCCCGCTCACCCTCGACGGCTACCGGGACTTCTTCGGGACGGGCGGCGGCGCGAGCCCCTGGCCGTCCCTGATCAACTCGACCGTCGCCTCGCTCGCCTCGACCCTGCTGGTCCTCGTCCTCGCGCTGCCGGCCGCGTACGCCCTGTCCCTTCGGCCCGTGAAGAAGTGGACGGACGTGCTCTTCTTCTTCCTGTCGACGAAGATGCTGCCGGTCGTGGCGGGTCTTCTGCCGATCTACCTCTTCGCCAAGAACACCGGCCTGCTGGACAACATCTGGCTGCTCGTCCTGCTCTACACCTCGATGAACCTGCCGATCGCGGTGTGGATGATGCAGTCGTTCCTCGCCGAGGTGCCCAGACCCGTCGTCGAGGCCGCGCAGATCGACGGGGCGCGGCTGCCGACGATCCTCACGCGCGTGGTGGCGCCCATCGCGCTCCCCGGGATCGCCGCGACCTCCCTGATCTGCTTCATCTTCAGCTGGAACGAGCTGCTCTTCGCGCGGGTCCTCACGGGCGTCGTCGCCCAGACCGCGCCCGTCTTCCTGACCGGCTTCATCACCAGCCAGGGCCTGTTCCTGGCGAAGGTGTGCGCCGCGTCGCTCGTGATCTCCCTGCCGGTGCTCGCCGCGGGGTTCGCCGCCCAGGACAAGCTGGTCCAGGGCCTGTCGTTGGGAGCCGTCAAATGA
- a CDS encoding zinc-dependent alcohol dehydrogenase family protein — MKAAIIESVGKAVVGEVPDPTPGPRDVVVEVAACGLCGTDLHILQGEFAPTLPVVPGHEFAGEVVALGSDVRTLAVGDRVAVDPSLHCHECRYCRDGRGNLCERWAAIGVTTAGGAAQYAVAPAANCVRLPDHVRTQDAALIEPLSCAVRGYDVLRSRLGAHVLIYGSGTMGLMMLELAKRTGAASVDVVDLNADRLATARRLGVSGSAAGADELDRPQGWDVVIDATGNAAAIQDGLERVAKAGTFLQFGVADYATRVRIDPYRIYNQEITITGSMAVLHSYERAAELFAAGVLDPDVFISDRLPLTEYPEALERFAAGVGRKIVVVP, encoded by the coding sequence GTGAAGGCCGCCATCATCGAGTCCGTGGGCAAGGCCGTCGTCGGGGAAGTGCCCGACCCGACCCCGGGCCCCCGTGACGTCGTCGTCGAGGTCGCCGCGTGCGGCCTGTGCGGCACCGATCTGCACATCCTCCAGGGGGAGTTCGCACCGACCCTGCCGGTCGTGCCGGGGCACGAGTTCGCCGGGGAGGTCGTCGCGCTCGGCAGCGACGTCCGGACCCTCGCCGTCGGCGACCGGGTCGCCGTGGACCCCTCGCTGCACTGCCACGAGTGCCGCTACTGCCGGGACGGCCGGGGCAACCTCTGCGAGCGGTGGGCCGCGATCGGCGTGACCACCGCGGGCGGCGCGGCCCAGTACGCGGTGGCGCCCGCCGCCAACTGCGTACGCCTGCCCGACCATGTCCGCACCCAGGACGCCGCCCTCATCGAGCCGCTGTCCTGCGCGGTGCGCGGCTACGACGTGCTGCGCTCCCGGCTCGGCGCCCACGTCCTGATCTACGGCTCCGGGACGATGGGCCTGATGATGCTGGAACTCGCCAAGCGCACGGGCGCGGCGAGCGTGGACGTCGTGGACCTGAACGCGGACCGGCTCGCGACGGCACGACGCCTCGGCGTCTCCGGGTCGGCGGCCGGCGCGGACGAGCTGGACCGCCCCCAGGGCTGGGACGTCGTCATCGACGCGACCGGCAACGCAGCCGCGATCCAGGACGGTCTCGAACGGGTCGCCAAGGCGGGCACGTTCCTGCAGTTCGGCGTCGCCGACTACGCCACACGGGTGCGGATCGACCCGTACCGCATCTACAACCAGGAGATCACCATCACCGGTTCGATGGCGGTCCTGCACAGCTACGAGCGGGCGGCGGAACTCTTCGCGGCCGGCGTCCTCGACCCCGACGTCTTCATCAGCGACCGGCTGCCCCTGACGGAGTACCCGGAGGCACTCGAACGGTTCGCCGCCGGGGTGGGACGGAAGATCGTGGTCGTGCCGTAA
- a CDS encoding TerD family protein: MTPGSNIPLTAARVAVDVAAPVRLDVSGLLLTADGKVRSDDDFIFFNQPSGPGVTYQSGGGTTPDKVTVDTAAVPSGIEKIVVTASPDAAGQTFQGIEPTATIRNADDGSVLATFTPPQLGTETALVIVEIYLRNGAWKARAVGQGYSNGLAGIATDFGVSVEEPAPAPAAAPVAPPAPPAPPVGQPVQGPPPPVADPRQAAPVAAAAPAAPAPGAGKINLDKGRVSLQKNQTVSLVKGGRPLLSQVKMGLGWEPAFRGKDIDLDASVIAYGPQRNHVDSCYFGKLSIVNGAIKHSGDNLTGEGGGDDEVIVVDLGRLPQDVTGLVFTVNSFSGQKFTEVAKAYCRLIDAASGEELVRFDLTNAEAQTGVMMAKLIKQFTGEWEMTGMGQFVKSRTVRGMVKPAAQAL, translated from the coding sequence ATGACCCCCGGCTCGAACATCCCGCTGACCGCCGCCCGCGTGGCGGTGGACGTCGCCGCTCCGGTGCGGCTCGACGTATCGGGCCTGCTGCTCACCGCCGACGGCAAGGTGCGCTCCGACGACGACTTCATCTTCTTCAACCAGCCCTCCGGGCCCGGCGTGACCTACCAGTCGGGCGGCGGCACGACCCCCGACAAGGTCACCGTCGACACGGCCGCCGTGCCGTCCGGCATCGAGAAGATCGTCGTGACCGCGAGCCCGGACGCCGCGGGCCAGACCTTCCAGGGCATCGAGCCGACCGCCACGATCCGCAACGCCGACGACGGTTCGGTGCTCGCCACCTTCACGCCGCCGCAGCTCGGCACCGAGACCGCCCTCGTGATCGTCGAGATCTACCTGCGCAACGGCGCGTGGAAGGCCCGCGCGGTCGGCCAGGGGTACTCCAACGGTCTCGCGGGCATCGCCACGGACTTCGGCGTCTCGGTGGAGGAGCCCGCCCCGGCCCCGGCCGCCGCGCCCGTGGCACCTCCCGCTCCCCCGGCTCCTCCGGTGGGTCAGCCGGTGCAGGGCCCGCCCCCGCCGGTCGCCGACCCGCGTCAGGCCGCGCCCGTCGCCGCGGCGGCCCCCGCCGCGCCCGCGCCCGGCGCCGGGAAGATCAACCTGGACAAGGGCCGCGTCAGCCTCCAGAAGAACCAGACGGTGTCCCTGGTCAAGGGCGGCCGTCCGCTGCTCTCGCAGGTCAAGATGGGTCTCGGCTGGGAGCCCGCGTTCCGCGGCAAGGACATCGACCTCGACGCGTCCGTCATCGCGTACGGCCCGCAGCGCAACCACGTCGACAGCTGCTACTTCGGCAAGCTGTCGATCGTGAACGGCGCGATCAAGCACTCCGGCGACAACCTCACGGGCGAGGGCGGCGGTGACGACGAGGTGATCGTCGTCGACCTCGGCCGTCTCCCGCAGGACGTCACGGGCCTGGTCTTCACGGTGAACTCGTTCTCCGGCCAGAAGTTCACGGAGGTCGCGAAGGCGTACTGCCGCCTGATCGACGCGGCGTCCGGCGAGGAGCTGGTCCGCTTCGACCTCACCAACGCCGAGGCGCAGACGGGCGTCATGATGGCGAAGCTGATCAAGCAGTTCACCGGCGAGTGGGAGATGACCGGTATGGGGCAGTTCGTCAAGTCCCGTACGGTGCGCGGCATGGTGAAGCCGGCGGCGCAGGCGCTCTGA
- a CDS encoding CarD family transcriptional regulator encodes MTRPPGSRRHLPNSPFNVPAPPAPPVEHFEVGDRVSHDQYGLGRIVGVEGEDAVVIDFAGRQGRFLSPYPKLAKL; translated from the coding sequence ATGACGAGGCCCCCCGGCTCGCGCCGACACCTGCCGAACAGTCCCTTCAACGTGCCTGCCCCGCCCGCCCCACCCGTGGAGCACTTCGAGGTGGGTGACAGGGTCTCCCACGACCAGTACGGCCTGGGAAGGATCGTGGGCGTCGAGGGAGAGGACGCGGTCGTCATCGACTTCGCCGGCCGTCAGGGACGGTTCCTGAGCCCTTATCCGAAGCTGGCCAAGCTCTGA
- a CDS encoding alkaline phosphatase PhoX, whose translation MSLTRRDFARHSALTGAGVALAGSVGALATAPGALAATDVDSVHDAEDAQGHGHHGHHGPGYGPLIPDPDGLLALPAGFSYRVLTHSGRTKLESGEFTPSHHDGTATFRGPRGTTLLVNNHELGGPRSKWKHPVPLTDGLVYDPAASGGCTVVEVRPDGRVAEWVGIAGTATNCGGGSTPWGTWLTCEETEDRAGQNGMTKDHGYVFEVDPLDRRANRAPKPIKALGRYAHEAVVVDPKRGHLYLTEDASGPNGLLYRWTPPRGFAHGRGRLRTLADDAGVLKAPKCYDSGGRFVDDLSRATKTGTVYGVDWVEVPDRDARTVPVREQFDDGDITRARKLEGMWWGDGGVYIVASFARGESPVPHDGQVWFYHPGRRTLTLKVLLGVNREPGKDGAFDGPDNITVSPYGGLVIAEDGDGIQHLFGATESGRTYPIARNELNAGTAEKPEYSEFTGVTFSPDGRTLYANIQTPGIMLAITGPWKRQRR comes from the coding sequence ATGTCGCTCACCCGCAGGGATTTCGCCAGACACTCCGCGCTCACCGGGGCCGGGGTCGCCCTGGCCGGCAGCGTCGGCGCGCTCGCCACGGCCCCCGGGGCCCTCGCCGCGACGGACGTCGACAGCGTGCACGACGCGGAGGACGCCCAGGGTCACGGTCACCACGGTCACCACGGCCCCGGTTACGGTCCGCTGATCCCCGACCCCGACGGCCTCCTCGCCCTGCCCGCCGGATTCTCGTACCGCGTCCTCACGCACAGCGGGAGGACGAAGCTGGAGAGCGGCGAGTTCACGCCCTCCCACCACGACGGCACCGCCACCTTCCGCGGCCCGCGCGGCACCACGCTCCTCGTCAACAACCACGAGCTGGGCGGCCCCCGCAGCAAGTGGAAGCACCCCGTACCGCTCACCGACGGCCTCGTCTACGACCCCGCCGCGTCCGGCGGCTGCACCGTCGTCGAGGTGCGCCCCGACGGGCGCGTCGCCGAGTGGGTCGGCATAGCCGGCACCGCCACCAACTGCGGGGGCGGCAGCACCCCGTGGGGCACCTGGCTCACCTGCGAGGAGACCGAGGACCGGGCCGGTCAGAACGGCATGACCAAGGACCACGGCTACGTCTTCGAGGTCGACCCCCTCGACCGGCGTGCCAACCGCGCCCCCAAGCCCATCAAGGCGCTGGGCCGCTACGCCCACGAAGCCGTCGTCGTCGACCCCAAGCGCGGCCACCTCTACCTCACCGAGGACGCCTCCGGGCCGAACGGGCTCCTCTACCGCTGGACCCCACCCCGCGGCTTCGCGCACGGTCGCGGCAGGCTGCGCACCCTCGCCGACGACGCGGGCGTCCTGAAGGCCCCCAAGTGCTACGACTCCGGCGGCCGCTTCGTCGACGACCTGTCCCGCGCCACGAAGACCGGCACGGTCTACGGCGTGGACTGGGTCGAGGTCCCCGACCGCGACGCGCGGACCGTGCCCGTGCGCGAGCAGTTCGACGACGGCGACATCACGCGCGCCCGCAAGCTCGAAGGCATGTGGTGGGGCGACGGCGGCGTCTACATCGTCGCGTCCTTCGCCCGCGGCGAGAGCCCCGTCCCGCACGACGGGCAGGTGTGGTTCTACCACCCGGGCCGCCGCACCCTCACCCTGAAGGTGCTCCTCGGCGTGAACCGCGAGCCCGGCAAGGACGGCGCCTTCGACGGCCCCGACAACATCACCGTCTCGCCCTACGGCGGCCTCGTCATCGCCGAGGACGGCGACGGCATCCAGCACCTGTTCGGCGCGACGGAGAGCGGCCGCACGTACCCGATCGCGCGCAACGAACTCAACGCGGGCACGGCGGAGAAGCCGGAGTACAGCGAGTTCACCGGCGTCACGTTCTCCCCCGACGGCCGGACGCTCTACGCCAACATCCAGACCCCCGGCATCATGCTCGCCATCACCGGCCCGTGGAAGCGGCAGCGGCGCTGA
- a CDS encoding SDR family NAD(P)-dependent oxidoreductase, producing the protein MNPSGTGRRVLISGASRGLGRALARAFAENGDRVAVHYGSREEDARATLDSLAGEGHVLVGGDLSDPAGAADVAGRAAEALGGIDVLVNNAAVNLPHPLADTPYEEWAALWQRHVSVNLLATANLSHLAARRMIDQGTGGRIVNIGSRGAFRGEPDHPAYGATKAAVHALGQSLAVSLAPHGIAVASVAPGFFGTERVAHRLSGAEGEAIRAQSPFGRAGTAEEIAAAVLWLASPVAEWASGAVLDLNGASHLRT; encoded by the coding sequence ATGAACCCGTCAGGCACCGGTCGCCGCGTCCTGATCAGCGGGGCCTCCCGGGGTCTCGGCCGCGCGCTCGCGCGGGCCTTCGCGGAGAACGGCGACCGGGTCGCCGTGCACTACGGCTCGCGTGAGGAGGACGCGCGGGCGACGCTCGACTCGCTGGCGGGCGAGGGGCACGTGCTGGTGGGCGGCGACCTGTCGGACCCGGCGGGCGCGGCGGACGTCGCGGGACGCGCGGCCGAGGCGCTCGGCGGCATCGACGTCCTGGTCAACAACGCCGCCGTGAACCTGCCGCACCCCCTCGCCGACACGCCGTACGAGGAGTGGGCGGCCCTGTGGCAGCGGCACGTCTCCGTGAACCTGCTCGCCACGGCGAACCTCAGCCACCTCGCCGCCCGCCGCATGATCGACCAGGGCACGGGCGGCCGGATCGTGAACATCGGCTCGCGGGGCGCGTTCCGCGGCGAGCCGGACCACCCGGCGTACGGCGCGACGAAGGCCGCCGTCCACGCGCTCGGCCAGTCCCTCGCGGTCTCCCTCGCGCCGCACGGGATCGCGGTGGCGTCGGTGGCGCCCGGGTTCTTCGGTACGGAGCGGGTGGCGCACCGCCTCAGCGGCGCCGAGGGCGAGGCGATCCGCGCGCAGAGCCCGTTCGGGCGGGCGGGCACGGCGGAGGAGATCGCGGCCGCCGTGCTGTGGCTGGCGTCCCCGGTCGCCGAGTGGGCGTCGGGCGCGGTGCTCGACCTCAACGGCGCGTCGCACCTGCGTACGTGA
- a CDS encoding S1 family peptidase: MSQPELMRGPTGGQLSDSSRQQAMSDFLRPQQPLSNVVGFGHGVKWSDGEPTGEPAVIVFVTQKVPESMLPERDVVPRQMDDGTPTDVVAVGHIAAQRQQSRAGGRRADDRASVTYGPDGSVSEQLSGLGQPQLEELAGRGAFEPQLLKRRMRPCPSGFSVGNVRVTAGTLGSVVYDFLPGASVDPPGAGLGVPAKFYILSNNHVLADSNRAQLGSAIVQPGVFDGGQDPADRIATLERFITIQFAPQIPVERHNNIVDAALGAVDFQDATREQYFSGAPRAWRRKANVAVGDLVKKTGRTTNISFGRIIAVDATVDVNYGTAGTARFKDQIVTTNISAGGDSGSLVTSQDDVAVGLLFAGSSVATIVNHIENVRALLRVEIAELLA; encoded by the coding sequence GTGAGCCAGCCCGAATTGATGCGAGGACCCACCGGCGGTCAGCTGAGCGACAGCTCCCGCCAGCAGGCGATGTCCGACTTCCTGCGGCCCCAGCAGCCGCTCTCCAACGTGGTCGGCTTCGGCCACGGCGTGAAGTGGAGCGACGGGGAGCCCACGGGCGAGCCCGCCGTCATCGTGTTCGTCACCCAGAAGGTCCCGGAGTCCATGCTCCCGGAGCGGGACGTCGTCCCGCGCCAGATGGACGACGGCACCCCGACCGACGTCGTCGCGGTGGGCCACATCGCGGCGCAGCGCCAGCAGAGCCGCGCGGGCGGCCGGCGTGCCGACGACCGCGCCTCGGTGACGTACGGACCGGACGGCAGCGTCAGCGAGCAGCTCTCGGGGCTCGGGCAGCCGCAGCTCGAGGAGCTCGCCGGGCGCGGCGCGTTCGAGCCGCAGCTGTTGAAGCGCCGGATGCGTCCGTGCCCCTCGGGCTTCTCGGTCGGCAACGTCCGGGTGACCGCGGGCACGCTCGGCAGCGTGGTCTACGACTTCCTGCCCGGCGCCTCCGTCGACCCGCCCGGCGCCGGTCTCGGCGTACCGGCGAAGTTCTACATCCTGTCCAACAACCACGTGCTCGCGGACTCCAACCGGGCGCAGCTGGGCAGCGCGATCGTGCAGCCCGGTGTCTTCGACGGCGGCCAGGACCCGGCCGACCGGATCGCGACCCTGGAGCGGTTCATCACGATCCAGTTCGCCCCGCAGATCCCGGTGGAGCGGCACAACAACATCGTGGACGCGGCGCTCGGCGCGGTCGACTTCCAGGACGCGACGCGCGAGCAGTACTTCAGCGGCGCCCCGCGCGCCTGGCGACGCAAGGCCAACGTGGCCGTCGGCGACCTGGTGAAGAAGACCGGCAGGACGACGAACATCAGCTTCGGCCGGATCATCGCGGTCGACGCGACGGTCGACGTGAACTACGGCACGGCGGGCACGGCCCGCTTCAAGGACCAGATCGTCACGACGAACATCTCCGCGGGCGGCGACTCCGGTTCGCTGGTCACCTCGCAGGACGACGTCGCGGTGGGTCTGCTCTTCGCCGGTTCGTCGGTCGCGACCATCGTCAACCACATCGAGAACGTCCGCGCGCTGCTGCGTGTGGAGATCGCCGAGCTGCTGGCCTGA
- a CDS encoding endonuclease/exonuclease/phosphatase family protein, whose product MSHISSPRVPRSAAVGAVVAAALAAGLLAVTSSPASADGVRIHDIQGTTRTSPLVGQQVSDVPGIVTGVRGYGSKGFWIQSAEGTADDDAATSEGIFVFTGSAPLTVKAGDAVRVSGTVGEYVPGGTGSGNQSLTQITRPTVTVDSAGNALPAPVAVTAKSVPGRYAPAGDPAQGGSINALPLKPRSYALDLYESLEGMNVRIGSSRVVGATDAYNELWVTVKKHENPNRRGGTVYGSYDAQNGGRLQIQQLAPVSEQPFPKANVGDVLRGGAEGPMDFNQFGGYTLVARELGTVDDKGLKREKTRKQAKGELAVATYNVENLDPTDPQTKFDALAGAVVANLSSPDIVALEEIQDDNGAKNDGTVSAETTLKKFTDAIVAAGGPRYAWRSVDPQNNKDGGEPGGNIRQVFLYNPERVSFTERAPGDATTPTEVVREGGRAALSHSPGRVAPGNAAWADSRKPLAGEFTFRGRTVFVIANHFGSKGGDESLTSHHQPPVRSSEAKRLLQAQAVNGFVKDIRKVQRNADVVVLGDINDFEFSAATKALEDGGALRSAVRSLPRSERYSYVYQGNSQVLDQILTSPGVGDADDFSFDSVHINAEFAEQNSDHDPQVLRFRP is encoded by the coding sequence ATGTCTCACATATCGTCGCCCCGCGTTCCGAGATCAGCCGCCGTCGGCGCGGTGGTCGCCGCCGCCCTGGCGGCGGGCCTGCTCGCCGTCACCTCGTCCCCGGCCTCCGCCGACGGGGTCCGCATCCACGACATCCAGGGCACCACGCGTACGTCGCCCCTGGTGGGGCAGCAGGTCAGCGACGTGCCCGGCATCGTGACGGGCGTGCGCGGCTACGGCTCCAAGGGCTTCTGGATCCAGTCCGCCGAGGGGACCGCCGACGACGACGCGGCCACCAGCGAGGGCATCTTCGTCTTCACCGGCTCCGCGCCGCTCACGGTGAAGGCGGGCGACGCGGTACGGGTCTCCGGCACCGTCGGCGAGTATGTGCCCGGGGGCACCGGATCCGGCAACCAGTCCCTCACTCAGATCACCAGGCCGACGGTGACCGTGGACTCCGCAGGCAACGCGCTGCCCGCCCCGGTCGCGGTCACCGCGAAGTCCGTGCCCGGCCGTTACGCGCCCGCGGGCGACCCCGCGCAGGGCGGCAGCATCAACGCGCTGCCGCTGAAGCCGCGCTCGTACGCCCTCGACCTCTACGAGTCCCTCGAGGGCATGAACGTACGGATCGGGAGCTCCCGCGTCGTCGGTGCGACCGACGCGTACAACGAGCTCTGGGTGACGGTGAAGAAGCACGAGAACCCGAACCGGCGCGGCGGCACCGTCTACGGCTCGTACGACGCGCAGAACGGCGGACGCCTCCAGATCCAGCAGCTCGCCCCCGTCTCCGAGCAGCCGTTCCCCAAGGCGAACGTCGGTGACGTCCTGCGCGGCGGCGCCGAAGGCCCCATGGACTTCAACCAGTTCGGCGGCTACACCCTCGTGGCGCGCGAGCTCGGCACCGTCGACGACAAGGGTCTGAAGCGCGAGAAGACGCGGAAGCAGGCCAAGGGCGAGCTCGCCGTGGCCACGTACAACGTCGAGAACCTCGACCCGACCGACCCGCAGACGAAGTTCGACGCGCTGGCGGGCGCGGTCGTCGCGAACCTCTCCTCGCCCGACATCGTGGCCCTTGAGGAGATCCAGGACGACAACGGGGCGAAGAACGACGGCACGGTCTCCGCCGAGACGACGCTGAAGAAGTTCACGGACGCGATCGTCGCCGCGGGCGGACCGCGCTACGCGTGGCGGTCCGTCGACCCGCAGAACAACAAGGACGGCGGCGAGCCCGGCGGCAACATCCGCCAGGTCTTCCTCTACAACCCGGAGCGCGTCTCGTTCACCGAGCGCGCGCCCGGCGACGCGACGACGCCCACCGAGGTCGTGCGCGAGGGCGGCCGCGCCGCGCTGAGCCACTCCCCCGGGCGCGTCGCCCCGGGCAACGCGGCGTGGGCGGACAGCCGCAAGCCGCTGGCCGGCGAGTTCACGTTCCGCGGCCGCACCGTCTTCGTGATCGCCAACCACTTCGGGTCCAAGGGCGGCGACGAGTCGCTGACCTCGCACCACCAGCCGCCGGTGCGCTCCTCCGAGGCCAAGCGGCTGCTGCAGGCGCAGGCGGTGAACGGGTTCGTGAAGGACATCCGCAAGGTCCAGCGGAACGCCGACGTCGTCGTGCTCGGCGACATCAACGACTTCGAGTTCTCGGCCGCCACCAAGGCCCTGGAGGACGGCGGCGCGCTGCGCTCGGCCGTCCGCTCGCTGCCGAGGAGCGAGCGCTACTCGTACGTCTACCAGGGCAACTCGCAGGTCCTGGACCAGATCCTGACCAGCCCGGGGGTGGGCGACGCGGACGACTTCAGCTTCGACAGCGTGCACATCAACGCGGAGTTCGCGGAGCAGAACAGCGACCACGACCCGCAGGTGCTGCGCTTCAGGCCCTGA
- a CDS encoding SRPBCC domain-containing protein has protein sequence MSGNGATGKAFEIVRELEVEGSPARLWAALTTGTGGWLRPMEYEPREGGAAPSGGTVTRWDPPHRLTARVEDPDGIPGQTLDELDHVIEPRDGGRRSWLRHLHSGIFTGDWDTQYDGAVQHTDFHLHTLGQYMAHFEGRPVAYSAPHGPRASAAPDAFVRLARALGLPDDATDGARVRVQAPGGELDAIIDFRSRYFIGLRADETLHRFYGRNHFGAPVGVSVHDFGAHADAKRTELAWQDWLDHLYG, from the coding sequence ATGAGCGGGAACGGCGCCACCGGCAAGGCCTTCGAGATCGTCCGCGAGCTGGAGGTCGAGGGCTCCCCGGCCAGGCTCTGGGCCGCCCTCACCACCGGCACCGGCGGCTGGCTGCGGCCCATGGAGTACGAGCCCCGCGAGGGCGGCGCCGCCCCCTCCGGCGGCACCGTCACCCGCTGGGACCCGCCCCACCGCCTCACCGCACGCGTCGAGGACCCGGACGGCATACCCGGCCAGACCCTCGACGAGCTCGACCACGTCATCGAGCCGCGCGACGGCGGCCGCCGCTCCTGGCTGCGCCACCTGCACAGCGGCATCTTCACCGGCGACTGGGACACGCAGTACGACGGCGCGGTGCAGCACACCGACTTCCACCTGCACACCCTGGGCCAGTACATGGCGCACTTCGAGGGCCGCCCCGTCGCCTACTCCGCCCCGCACGGACCGCGCGCCTCCGCCGCCCCGGACGCCTTCGTCAGACTGGCCAGGGCGCTGGGCCTGCCCGACGACGCCACGGACGGCGCGCGTGTACGGGTGCAGGCCCCGGGCGGGGAACTGGACGCGATCATCGACTTCCGCAGCCGGTACTTCATCGGGCTGCGCGCCGACGAGACGCTGCACCGCTTCTACGGCCGCAACCACTTCGGCGCCCCGGTCGGCGTCAGCGTCCACGACTTCGGCGCGCACGCCGACGCCAAGCGCACCGAACTGGCGTGGCAGGACTGGCTGGACCACCTCTACGGCTGA